In Phyllopteryx taeniolatus isolate TA_2022b chromosome 6, UOR_Ptae_1.2, whole genome shotgun sequence, one genomic interval encodes:
- the LOC133479112 gene encoding uncharacterized protein LOC133479112, translating to MHLITMKTLMWFPLVLGALQQTGAELIHTKTGQRVTITCGLGDFASSLVWRHSDDLVVQISGKTHMLLRGTNAIGSRSKVRQETNLEITAVEEGDAGQFTCFVDNKLKVHTLVVVSVLVEPAGDLWLHSLAVLQCWVAGLPSDTVVHWRRPGGARRWDRGIARLDPVEASHAGKWQCVFYHEVAEYTEEIEIDVKNIYMTTSTPSTKDLGYSSPPRVQPALSKLGWWLLVAGSLVVLLLLSLVLLLFGQIRRRKKRFLQMKNARKPMNARHYCQCRCPTAAAVPLRPEKKKKKKPPLLPLTH from the exons aTGCATCTTATCACAATGAAGACCCTCATGTGGTTTCCACTGG TGCTGGGTGCTCTGCAGCAGACTGGAGCAGAGCTGATCCACACCAAAACGGGCCAGAGGGTCACCATCACGTGCGGCCTTGGCGACTTCGCCAGCAGCTTGGTGTGGCGTCACAGCGACGACCTGGTTGTCCAGATTAGCGGCAAGACTCACATGCTGCTCAGAg GCACCAATGCCATTGGGTCCAGGTCAAAGGTGAGGCAGGAGACTAATCTGGAGATCACCGCGGTGGAGGAAGGCGACGCCGGACAATTCACATGCTTTGTAGACAATAAGTTGAAAGTGCACACGCTTGTTGTTGTCTCCG TGTTGGTGGAGCCTGCGGGTGACCTGTGGCTGCACAGTTTGGCAGTGCTGCAGTGTTGGGTGGCCGGGTTGCCCTCGGACACAGTGGTGCACTGGAGAAGGCCCGGCGGTGCTCGTCGATGGGACCGCGGCATTGCTCGCCTCGACCCGGTGGAGGCGTCCCATGCGGGGAAGTGGCAGTGTGTCTTCTACCATGAGGTGGCCGAGTACACGGAGGAAATAGAGattgacgtgaaaa ACATTTACATGACAACCAGCACGCCAAGCACAAAGGACTTGG GTTATTCCTCCCCCCCCCGTGTCCAGCCTGCACTTTCCAAGCTGGGCTGGTGGCTTCTGGTCGCTGGTAGCCTGGTGGTGCTCCTGCTGCTCAGCTTggttctgcttttgtttggccaAATCAGAAGAAGGAAG AAAAGATTCCTGCAGATGAAGAACGCCAGAAAGCCGATGAACGCCCGCCACTACTGCCAGTGTCGCTG TCCGACAGCTGCTGCAGTGCCACTGCGgccagagaagaagaagaagaagaagccccCTCTCCTCCCACTGACGCACTGA